The sequence below is a genomic window from Mesotoga infera.
TTCTGTATTCTTCAAGCGTAGTCGTGTACTTGTAATTGATTTGAGCCCAGCCGGTGAGCCCCGGTTTTACCAGAAGCCTCAGCGAATAATTATCAATATTCTCCATTCCAAGCTTGTGAAACGATGGTAACTCCGGTCTTGGACCAACCAGACTCATGTCTCCCCTAATAATGTTGATTATCTGCGGAAGCTCATCTAGTCGCAGGGGTCTCAGAAATCTACCCAATCTGGTGATCAGTTCCTTACCATCTTCTGTCTTAAAAGTTCTGAATTTGTACATTCCAAACTCGTCACAGTTCTTTCCGATTCTCGTCTGACAAATGAAGATAGGTCTACCTCCTGTAACAAGTGAGACGAGCGCAACTATTCCAATAATTGGACCGAAGATAAGAAGCATGAGAGTAGCGAAAATCACATCCAGAATTCTCTTTAGTCTGTCATATGTTTTAGTGGTTTGTAACGGTTCCTTCGTGAGAAGCATTATCATATCTATCTCGAAGGTCGTTCTCACCAATCTGTAAAGGAAGAAATACCTGAAAAGCGTTACGATGAAAGCAGGCACAGCAACAAACGGAGAAATGAAGATTGTTATTGGAACCACAAAGCAAGCAATGAAGGCGGATCCAAGGGCCGATGCCTTCTGCTTATCTGGA
It includes:
- a CDS encoding sugar transferase; this encodes MSSLWYLLDFALALPLLLNGFCAFFAALSVSILISFSMRGYEGITFSDPDKQKASALGSAFIACFVVPITIFISPFVAVPAFIVTLFRYFFLYRLVRTTFEIDMIMLLTKEPLQTTKTYDRLKRILDVIFATLMLLIFGPIIGIVALVSLVTGGRPIFICQTRIGKNCDEFGMYKFRTFKTEDGKELITRLGRFLRPLRLDELPQIINIIRGDMSLVGPRPELPSFHKLGMENIDNYSLRLLVKPGLTGWAQINYKYTTTLEEYRIKTAFDLYYVKHRSLILDLKCLLKTPFAVFITLLKREG